Proteins co-encoded in one Halorussus vallis genomic window:
- a CDS encoding glycosyltransferase family 4 protein, producing MRVLQAVHALPPATYGGTELYTRDLAAALSERGHEVAVAAPRGADETEVQGVETFELPDPGGETAPAVGERPVSAVRRGRTADRFREVLAAFDPDAVHFQHVKHLSADLPRLCAERGVASVATLHDFWTICHREQLYRPEGRPCSGPESVEKCAACLRRAREQNGTATETAAGAELGVDAEPTTDGGTAARGGPVVDAVAERDARLRRALAALDRLVAPSRFLGETFAEFGAPAERLVHLRNGIRVDRFDGGAFDPDGPLRVGYAGRITETKGVHLLAEAARRVDGVSLDVFGEFDPESDDYHARLAEAAGERTTFRGWYEARPEPYREVDVLVLPSLWYENSPLVIQEAFASGVPVVTGDAGGMAELVTDGEDGLTFPLGDADALADRLRRLARNPDLVADLREGVEAPKRLADHAEEVSALYGGAVERREEVS from the coding sequence ATGCGCGTCCTGCAGGCGGTCCACGCCCTGCCGCCCGCCACCTACGGCGGGACGGAGCTGTACACCCGGGACCTCGCGGCCGCGCTCTCTGAGCGCGGCCACGAGGTGGCGGTCGCGGCCCCGCGAGGCGCCGACGAAACCGAGGTGCAGGGCGTCGAGACATTCGAACTGCCCGACCCCGGCGGCGAAACCGCGCCCGCCGTCGGTGAGCGTCCGGTGTCGGCGGTGCGCCGCGGGCGCACCGCCGACCGCTTCCGGGAGGTGCTCGCGGCGTTCGACCCGGACGCGGTCCACTTCCAGCACGTCAAGCACCTGTCGGCCGACCTGCCGCGACTGTGCGCCGAGCGCGGCGTCGCCAGCGTCGCCACGCTCCACGACTTCTGGACCATCTGCCATCGCGAACAGCTCTACCGACCGGAGGGACGGCCCTGCTCGGGGCCGGAGTCGGTCGAGAAGTGCGCGGCGTGCCTCCGGCGGGCGCGGGAGCAGAACGGCACGGCGACCGAAACCGCCGCCGGCGCCGAACTCGGGGTCGACGCGGAACCCACGACCGACGGCGGGACCGCCGCGCGCGGCGGTCCCGTCGTCGACGCGGTGGCCGAGCGGGACGCGCGCCTCCGGCGGGCGCTGGCGGCGCTCGACCGCCTCGTCGCGCCCTCGCGGTTCCTCGGCGAGACGTTCGCCGAGTTCGGCGCGCCGGCCGAGCGCCTCGTCCACCTGCGCAACGGCATCCGAGTCGACCGCTTCGACGGGGGAGCGTTCGACCCCGACGGCCCGCTCCGGGTGGGCTACGCCGGTCGGATCACCGAGACGAAGGGCGTCCACCTCCTGGCGGAGGCCGCCCGGCGAGTCGACGGCGTCTCGCTCGACGTCTTCGGCGAGTTCGACCCCGAATCGGACGACTACCACGCCCGACTCGCCGAGGCGGCGGGCGAGCGGACGACGTTCCGGGGCTGGTACGAGGCGCGGCCCGAACCCTACCGCGAGGTGGACGTGCTGGTGTTACCGTCGCTGTGGTACGAGAACAGCCCGCTCGTGATTCAGGAGGCGTTCGCCTCGGGCGTGCCGGTCGTGACCGGCGACGCGGGCGGGATGGCCGAACTCGTGACCGACGGCGAGGACGGACTGACGTTCCCGCTCGGCGACGCCGACGCGCTGGCCGACCGCCTGCGACGGCTGGCCCGGAACCCCGACCTCGTGGCCGACCTCCGCGAGGGCGTGGAGGCGCCGAAGCGACTGGCCGACCACGCCGAGGAGGTGAGCGCGCTGTACGGGGGCGCCGTCGAGCGCCGCGAGGAGGTGTCGTAG
- a CDS encoding SPW repeat domain-containing protein, which produces MDNNAQKFSWVIAVLGAWLIAAPFAFEVTRDVVMWSHVIAGLGILAFAAYNGLKADDDSAYERGSSGLSLVTLLLGLYVVAVPFLFEVARNLLLWNDVVVGLVVAMLAAYNVYEARRRRTETRDRVQA; this is translated from the coding sequence ATGGATAACAACGCACAGAAGTTCTCGTGGGTCATCGCGGTGCTCGGCGCGTGGCTGATCGCGGCACCGTTCGCCTTCGAGGTAACGCGCGACGTCGTGATGTGGAGCCACGTCATCGCGGGGCTGGGCATCCTGGCGTTCGCCGCGTACAACGGGCTGAAAGCCGACGACGACAGCGCCTACGAGCGAGGTAGTAGCGGACTGAGCCTCGTCACCCTGCTGTTGGGCCTGTACGTGGTCGCGGTGCCGTTCCTCTTCGAGGTCGCCCGCAACCTCCTGCTGTGGAACGACGTCGTCGTGGGCCTCGTCGTGGCGATGCTCGCCGCGTACAACGTCTACGAGGCGCGGCGCCGCCGCACCGAAACCCGCGACCGGGTCCAGGCGTAG
- a CDS encoding universal stress protein gives MYSTVLLPTDGSEGAQAGVEAGLELAAQVGANVHALYVVDERRVTREYDYVVEDAERRAEAALDWVGERAAELGVDVEKHLRWGVPHKEIDRAVDDYGADLVVMGTHGRTGLDRLLHLGSVTERVVRTAPVQVLTVPIRDEEGAESGE, from the coding sequence ATGTACTCGACCGTGCTGCTCCCCACGGACGGGAGCGAGGGCGCGCAGGCGGGCGTCGAGGCCGGCCTCGAACTGGCGGCGCAGGTCGGCGCGAACGTCCACGCGCTGTACGTCGTCGACGAGCGCCGCGTCACCCGAGAGTACGACTACGTCGTCGAGGACGCCGAGCGGCGGGCCGAGGCGGCGCTCGATTGGGTCGGCGAGCGCGCCGCCGAACTCGGCGTCGACGTCGAGAAGCACCTCCGGTGGGGCGTCCCCCACAAGGAAATCGACCGGGCCGTCGACGATTACGGCGCCGACCTCGTCGTGATGGGCACCCACGGCCGGACGGGCCTCGACCGACTGCTCCACCTTGGGAGCGTCACCGAGCGCGTGGTCCGGACCGCGCCCGTCCAGGTACTCACGGTCCCGATTCGCGACGAGGAAGGCGCGGAGTCCGGCGAGTGA
- a CDS encoding glycosyltransferase family 4 protein, whose product MAHGRSGDGATVLVLSREVPHPPDAGDRIVTHGFVRGLAERGHAVHALTYGETEDDRERARTLAETAESVRLTPREKSPLPARLRKLRNFAAGRSDVMAMFESPSLATATRRAILDLDPDAVLAEHPYIGQVFRESGVRRAAREADATLVTNAHVVEFAVHRRYRDLAPDLETRAELALETPRLRREELAVYEASDRVLVLGTEDRRELSDCSTPVATQHVGLDLSKYETKDRWRERAPETPASGPGAGASGTPEAPAPTTDDAAPTTDGGTSARATDLLFFGSYGWFPNEDAVTTFAEEAFPALRRRRPDARLVVAGRNAPESVRALGDRPGVEFRGEVVDLAAAVREAAAVVAPLRIGGGTRLKILEAMAWGAPVVTTAAGFEGVDARPGVDVAVASDWPEFVDECVEVLDSPERRRQLGRNARRRVEQVYALEDAAAELEANLRLS is encoded by the coding sequence ATGGCGCACGGACGTTCCGGCGACGGCGCGACGGTCCTCGTCCTCTCGCGCGAGGTGCCGCACCCGCCCGACGCGGGCGACCGCATCGTCACCCACGGCTTCGTCCGCGGCCTCGCCGAGCGCGGCCACGCGGTCCACGCGCTGACGTACGGGGAAACCGAAGACGACCGCGAGCGCGCTCGAACCCTCGCGGAAACCGCCGAGTCGGTCCGGCTGACGCCCCGGGAGAAGAGCCCGCTCCCCGCGCGACTCCGGAAGCTACGGAACTTCGCGGCGGGCCGGTCGGACGTGATGGCGATGTTCGAGTCGCCGTCGCTGGCGACGGCGACGCGGCGGGCGATTCTGGACCTCGACCCCGACGCCGTGCTGGCAGAACACCCCTACATCGGCCAGGTGTTCCGCGAGTCGGGCGTGCGGCGGGCGGCCCGCGAGGCCGACGCGACGCTCGTCACGAACGCCCACGTCGTGGAGTTCGCGGTCCACCGCCGGTACCGCGACCTCGCGCCGGACCTCGAAACCCGGGCCGAACTCGCGCTCGAAACCCCGCGACTGCGCCGGGAGGAACTGGCCGTCTACGAGGCGTCGGACCGTGTACTGGTGCTCGGCACCGAGGACCGTCGGGAGCTATCGGATTGCTCGACGCCCGTGGCGACCCAGCACGTCGGACTGGACCTCTCGAAGTACGAGACGAAAGACCGGTGGCGGGAGCGAGCGCCGGAGACGCCGGCGTCCGGACCCGGCGCGGGGGCCTCCGGTACGCCGGAGGCCCCCGCGCCGACCACCGACGACGCCGCGCCGACCACCGACGGCGGAACCTCCGCGCGCGCCACCGACCTGCTCTTCTTCGGCTCCTACGGCTGGTTCCCGAACGAGGACGCCGTCACGACCTTCGCCGAGGAGGCGTTCCCGGCGCTTCGACGCCGGCGACCCGACGCCCGCCTCGTCGTGGCTGGCCGAAACGCCCCCGAGTCGGTGCGGGCGCTGGGCGACCGGCCCGGCGTCGAGTTCCGCGGCGAGGTCGTCGACCTCGCCGCGGCGGTCCGCGAGGCGGCCGCCGTGGTCGCGCCGCTCCGCATCGGCGGCGGGACGCGCCTGAAGATACTGGAAGCGATGGCGTGGGGCGCGCCGGTCGTGACGACCGCGGCGGGATTCGAGGGCGTCGACGCCCGGCCGGGCGTCGACGTGGCCGTGGCGAGCGACTGGCCGGAGTTCGTCGACGAGTGCGTCGAGGTGCTCGACTCGCCGGAGCGCCGGCGGCAACTCGGACGAAACGCCAGGCGGCGCGTCGAGCAGGTGTACGCGCTGGAGGACGCGGCCGCCGAACTGGAGGCGAACCTGAGGCTGTCGTGA